The following nucleotide sequence is from Primulina tabacum isolate GXHZ01 chromosome 2, ASM2559414v2, whole genome shotgun sequence.
ccgccaagttttaagctttatgCAATGTTTAAGAGTACTCTGATTTATATTACtggttttgagatttttaccAAATACTTTTGGCAAAATTTACTAGGAGATCTTTCGTTACAAATGTTGTTGAGATGAACaattgattttatcaaattttgaaggttcacttcttatttaagaaaatttttaattttctgcaaattttaaggagtaaaaagtacggtacttACAACAATAGTTGTACTGATCCACTTCAATTTgcacttaacactgccaaaactgaaactcttagttcataaaaaacttttacagtgcgtgactgaaaTTAACACGAttgaatgaatctaacaaagatttcaaagtgctaacaagctcgtgagtatagccttgattgctactgatatatctgataagagtgagctttcgatatttgaatacgagttgcgattttagcagagtaacagcaagcttgaatagaatagttgTTCATGTTATCTTCTCAGCTGCCctcttcacctatttataggcttccctctcaacggtaatattaaataacatttgaatccatatatccgttgattgccacgtcaatattctctgacattcgtacactgcaatctctgaaatgcggtGTTCCACTACTAGTTGCAGTCTTTTTTACTATTTGTCGATTTTCATTCTTAACTGATGAAGTGTACAACTGAGAGATCAGCTGAAGGATAATAGCTTGAGTGTTTTcgactgaatatatcaactgataggttttcgactgatcagtcagttgactgcTCATTCATTTGTGTAggtatcagttgcctttaatattaAGCACATTAATCATCAGTTAGGCAAGTGATAGTTGATTTgcgatgtaatgcccgagattttgattcttttaatctgagattattgattttggaactgatatgattatatatgtatcatTCCGAGACCGGATTGGGCCAAGCATATGAATTACACAActtttggacagaactattggcgcccgagcggtagtttttgaccgcccgaatGCCATTGTTCAACAAGTATATGTTTCGGGCAGAAGATgaggcgcccgagcggtagtttatgaccacccgagcgccaatgtgcaaTAAGGAAATAGTTGGccagaacattccgcgcccgagcggtactttcttaccgcccgagcgccgacagCAATGTTTGAAAAAGAGACATGTTTCTCTATCATGCAAAGtaggatatatatatgtgtTCCTTCATTCAGAAATACAGAAACGAAGAAAGGAAAAACGAGGAAAAGcttcagaaaatccttacgcctttatatttcaatctGTCAGTCTGATTTGTAATCCGaattcagtaccgtgttcctagcgacgagagcttcaacttgacgtaagttttactacgttttgatatgtcttgaaattatgatatttccagaatcggatatgattcatatatgattttcttgacatgttagacatcatataatcgaaaccggatcgaagaatgGATACCGtatataattgttatgaatttctgattggatatgattgagattgatatcagattcgTGTTGTACcaattatgagttgtggtaattgatatctgttgatattgtattgacgaggatattcagattgttccgttatgcagttgattttgagttagattcagattgatcagattcggtattgatttgagcattatattgatattgtacttcttgatattgtcattgccagattgagtattgacagacttcgaattccagacttaaacgttgtcagaactacaactaaagaaaggtataagtcaatgtcaaaccgggagaatgactcgagtaggatatacttgagtttccctaaaccacatacttattattattgtgtgcattgatttagACTGATTTGCtggttctattgatttatagaaagcatgtattagacgattaGTCTTGTGACAGACGGGCCTGATGATTATGGAATCATCAcggacccattgcacattgtcaccgaatagagattggcggaggttgccaaagtctgtgacggataggtcaagacaccagaggtttggttatatcgatgttgaatagaatcggagtttcttctattactgatattcgatatggaatgccaacgtctagaaaccgggatccctagactaggaatgagtctagtctgagacgtggagtcgCGAGTttgattgacagttttatattgattatgttttcagatttgatacatattactaatatttgtttcatgctttatattgattatatgattgcatgtatcgttaatttatactgggatgtatttctcaccggagttatccggctgttgtcgtgtttgtatgtgtgcatggcaacaggtgggacaggattagggtcgaggagatgaagagagatcgtgattagagtggagactacggacttggattttatatagggtttgaacacttgatatgtagttgttaaaccttagttctAAATGACTGTATATgctacaagacttgtactttgtttcgatgtatatattcgaatgaattccattacgttccgcacttaacacttagataaaaaaaaatagaccatgtttattataattgatttaattatcccctcagacgattaagaaatgaattagcgtccgggtccccacatgcgAAGCCTggtaacttgatcagttagtccaataaattcgatgcttagtttgtcaaatcactgaaatttagtttccaacaattacCTTAAATTTTGatgaataatattttgttaaaatattttttttagtatcTATGTTTCTTCTGTATAAGATGTGTTAAAAAGTTAATGTTTCTAATTATATAAGAAGTAAGAGGATATtacacaaaattttaaaaataataaaaatgaaacaTATCTcgatttgaaaatttgaatttaaatcaTGATAAGATGAAAGTAAAAGAAACAATTGTTTTGATGagtgataattttaatatttacaaaCCCTCAGTGTgtaatttgttttttaaaaaaattgaaaaaccaaTTTCAGAATTTTCTGGTTACAATTTACTTGTGTTTTTATTTCCTTCATCTCATTAATGGAAAACGTGCACATAACACTCTATTATTGTAttcaaattcattaattaaataattaattatgactTAATTGGGACATTTTTAAAGTTTGACGGAACCAGATTTTTGTTTTCCTAGATAAATCCTTGTAATCAAGATTTTTAAGCCGTAAATGACCGGTGATTAACTGACAGATTAATACAAATAAAGGAAATTGAGGATCTaggaaaatataaacaaaacatgtcacaaaatttattatatttaaatgtgaTCAACTCtataatgaaaataatatcTAATTGAATCTTACTTATAAAAATGGCTCCTATTTAGCTATGTTTAGGCTACATATAAAGAATAAAAGGTACTCCGACATTAATTCAGAAATGACAATGAAACTTGTGGAAGATTTCATTAATCAACCAAGCCGACATGATCTTGTATCCTTCTTGAGTTAAATGCACTCCGTCCCAACTTATGTATCGATGAGGATCCGAGCAAACTTCAACACCATCGGCTCCACACATTCTTGTCAAGTCGAAATTGTATTTGCCTCCAATCCCACAACAAGCTCTTTCGGAATCAAATCCTACAAGAATACAAAAACATCAATTATTTATGATCTAACGAGTGTTGCAGCGCCCGAAATGGTTTACTGCATATATACAATAAGAGAAACATACCGTAAAATCGTGCAAAGTTGATCAGAAATTGATAGGCGTTGTAATAATCTCCATAGATGATCATGGCATTTGGTATCTCTTGTTGTAATTTGTGGATGGCTTGTTGGAGTTGCTGGTTGTGGTATGTCGCGAAGTCATTCAACTGTTTGAGGCATTGGTTCTCATCATATGCTATGGAGACATTGGACTGGAAAGCCGTTTGGTAGATTGGGAGGCAGCCGATGGGGAAGTTTCCCGGAACCACCACTCTTGTAGCCCCAAAACCAATCACTTTCTGCAAATTAAACATATACATACAATCAGTGGCGGATGCACTTTAGGGCTGTACTGAGCTGTAGCTCagcccactttttttttttaatacttaGTTAAAATAGTCTAGTCCAGCCCAGCCTAGAACCAAGATTCATCACTTAAAGGGAAATCCCCACAACCAAAAACCCAATTCCGTCTGACAAGTAGCCCGAGGATTGAGCACAAACTAAGCCTACATAATACATATTTCCTCGATCAGTACAAATGGTATTCCATTCCACTATCAAATTCAAAGCACAAAAACATCATATCTTCATGAGTGGATGGACATGGTTACCACTAATCATACGTAAAGAAGTTAGTAttaatgtcacgccccgagaccgtggttagttgacaccggcgttgttttacaaccacacaattgaaaacaacaagtctcgtagtacagtataaaccaaaaaccagtttattactcataatcaatcaaaagattgtctttacaacgtagattcttaaaatgataaaaatatgcggaagcttttacaacttactaatccaaaactaaaataaacttcttgaatcatcttattattggccccaaaactggtcttgctcatcctcttcgattttcttttctgatttatctggggagagtaaagtaaggggtgagtgatatggtcgtcactcagcaagtgggggccggggccgttcgagcacaatataacaacatgcataatttcgaaaatcacatgacttACACTTACAAAacatcattcatatcacatgcataacatttaccagcactgagattcatccactttctatggtttactgatatcagtccctaatttttactcctctaagggggcgagtccgtatagcggttatgtcccccaccgcgtaagggtacgtcatggttgggattcccacccatatacagtcgactcctcacagtgcttaaAAACGAATGACAACAACACAAGAAAAAGAGTAGGAAAGAACAtgtactcgaccgtattttcaaaaacacacgaaataaatatgcataaacgaaagtttaatctttacaacaagcccacttaccttagactggaagaaaacgtgaagaactctgaaactatagaagaatcatgcaaccaacccctcgaagacgcagcagcacatctaccgaaaaatcagccgtcttgaaaaattcactgcgccttatttcaccgttggatcggactcaaaattttacagtacgttcacaagtacgttaaatatattatgaacggtggagattgGGTTTCGAAGTCGTTTAGGCTTGTTCATACagaaaaaccgtaggtatgctgaattcccgcctaaaatctgagcagttttctttcaaaggctataaacgaaaaactaaccgttggattttgctgaaatttggatatgttattcaaaacatatggaagcatattctgaacggtggagatcggatttCGAGCACTTGAGCgagagaaacgaatttctgaactttgaaagaattttgatgactcgtgcagaatttttgggagaaaatttcgaaaattcttggGAGCACTTGTGAgagcaatttcgaaaattgcttgcTAGAATGAGGGGTGAAAATTTCAAAGGCTTAGGGGGTATTTATAGGTGCTGGGTAAGAATCCTACCATAAACTGATTGATTTTCCTTCCAAAATTTGGAGATGCTCCTTCCACAAATATTGATATGCTTCCTTGCTGAGAAAAGCTGTCTTgtatgtaatatttccttccaatttgattgatatccagccttatttcgaaattaatacatgatttgtactgaattttgaatatcatgtatttattggcttggaattttcaataccatgtattatttaatattttcgaattttattataactcgaaaataaattctcatatatgtctatatttaattaattgcatgCCCAAAAATttaggttctcacatccctcccttcTTATTataagtttcgtcctcgaaacttgagtcgGCTTGACTTTCGAAATGGTAGGGATATTGCTTGCGTATTTTTTCTTCAAACTCTCAAGTAGTTTTCTAGTTCTGTGTGGTTTGACCATTGCACCTTGACGTAGAGAATGATACGCTGTCTCAGTATTTGGTCTTTGATGTCCACAATATGAATAGAGACAACTTCATATTTCTGCTCTTTCCTCAAGTTACATTTGATCATGAGCAGTTTAATTTCCACAACATTAGTTGGGTTAGGGATGTATTTCCTTAGTTTGGACTTGTGGAATACATTGCGGATTCTACACATATCTAGTTGCAATTCTATTCTGTAAGCCAATGTGTCAATCTCTCCAGAATTTTGAATGGTTCTATGTACTAAGGATTCACTTTTTCAACTTTACTGAATCTAATGATTCTTTCATCAGTGAGACCCTTATATAAGGTGTTCACCCAATGTGAATTCCACTTGTCTTCTTTTAAGATCAGACTAACTCTTTTGCTGGTCCTATGCAGCCTTGAGTATGTCTTTGATAATGGCCAATTTTTCCATTGTCGCTTGGAATAGTTCTGGCCTGTTATGGATGTCTCCTTTATTTTGTCCCAgtacagtggtgatcgacacttcCGTCCGTAAAGGCTTCAACTGGAGTCATTCCAATATTGACgtgataactgttattgtaggCGAATTCTATCAGGGGTATATGTTCACTTCAATTACTACTGAAGTCTATGGCACATGCCCTTATCAAACCCTCTAGGATTTGAATCATTCTCTTTGTTTGACCATCATTTTAAGGACGATAAGCCGTATTAAGAGTGACTTTTGTTCTCATGGCTTCTTGAAAGCTCTACCACAAACGTGACAAAAATCTTGGATATCTATCCGACATTATGATTGTTGGCACTCCATGTAGCCGCATAATGTTATCCAAGTATAGAGTAGTCAACTTGTCAATATTATAATTCCTTCGAACAAGTGGAAAGTAcgtagattttgtgagtctatctacgattatccATATCCCGTCTTGAATCTGTATTGACTTTGGAAAttctactacgaaatccatggaaatatgttttCATTTCCATTCTGGGATTCTAACTGTTGCAGTAATTCTCCATGTCGCTGATGATCGACTCACTTGTTGGCATATTTGTCACTTAAATATAAACTCGGCGACATCTATTTTTATTCTGTTTTGCcagaaacttttttttttcaaatctctatacatctttgtactgatGGTATAGATCTGGAATGTTGACCTATGCGCCTCTAACATCACTTCTTATCGAAGATTGTCGATGTCTGGCTCACACAATCGTCCTCTCATCCCCAAGATTATGTCTGGGCCCACTTGAAAATCTGACGACTTTATTTTCTTGGCTTGTTCTTTGAACTTCTCTAGTGTCATGTCTCGACTCTGATTTAGCTTGACTGCTtctagaagacatgattgcacaGAGAGTGATGCTAGGGTTATCTTACCCATGTTTGACTCAAAGTATTGGCTACCTTATTTGCCTTGCTGGCGtggtagcttattgtcaagtcACATTCTTTGAGTAACTTTATCCACCATCCTTGtcccatttttaattttttttgaatgaaCAAATATTCGAGACTTTGTGGCCAGTGAGTGAATACTTCACACTTGGCATCGtagagatagtgtctccaaattttcaaagcaaaatcACTGCTGCCAACTAGAGATcgtgagtagggtagttttgcTCATGCGGCTTTAGTTGACTAGCCTGTCTTTCATGAGTACGCCTCTGAGATCTTCCTTTGATACTTCGTTGTAGATGGTAAAATCCTTGTCCTCAGTAGATAATACCAACATTGGTGTAGATGCTAGCTTCTCCTTTAATGTTTGAAAGCTCTTTCACATCTTTATCTTCAGTTGAATTCATAGTTCTTTTGTGCGAGTCTCATTGGTGATACGACTACTGAAGAGAAGCCCTCGACAAATTTCAGCTAATAGCCTAGTAATCCAAAGAAGCTTCTAATTTTGGTTGCATTCTTATGTTTCGGATAATCTagaattgcctctactttcttagttCCACTGATGACCTTATTTTGAATGCTGACATTGGGGTGTCTTCTGCTCTGACCTTTAGCTGATTATAGCTTGACCTCAGGTCGAGTTTGGAGAAGACtgtagctcatttaagttgatcgaaaagaccgtctattattggaagaatatatttatcttgattgtgatcttatagagttctctataatctatacaTAATCTCATACTTTAATAAtgtttctttacaaataggatcGGGGCTCCCCAAAGAGATGCATTTGGcctaattcatttttttttttgtctaacaactattggagttattattttagctccttgagttcatctggagccattcggtacagTTTATTGGAGATTAATGCATCACTGGTACCAAATTTATCTCGAACTCTACTTCTTAGTCCGAGAACATTCCAAGAAGCCTTTCTGGAAAAACGTCTGAAAATTTTCGTATTACTTGAATATCTTCCAATTTCAGCTTATCTCCTTCTTGCACTTTGTtcaccattgctaggtaaacttcttctcccgaTATTATGGCTTTCCAATTCTGGGTAACAGAAAAAATGCATTTCTGTTCCTTGGCATCGCCAtggtatctgatttcttcttggtttggggttcagagtttgacattttTACTCTGGCCATCTACTATCGCACGGCTCTTAGCTAATCAGTTCATCCTTAGGATGGCGTCGAAATCTACCGAAGTGAGTTGAATTaagtcggcactgaatatatgcgaattgatactaattttatcttatcttgaaattaccccaattattatctcaaaacttaaaacccaTATAGAATATTGAAACTTAACTCAGTATTGATCTATAGCTTATTGACTTAAATCCCGAAAATTATAACTTAGTCGttacctcaaataattattcttttGCTAAATCTTATTTTCATCAAGATCACGAGCCTATCACGCTCTAAAACAAAGGAGTTCATTGAATGTCATTCTCTTGAATCATTCTTAGTACCATAAAAATCAAAACTTATTGTACTATACTTTCCTTGATACCCATCAATATCTCATaccttactttttttttttttacgtaaGGTCGTAGCCTACTTattatcccaaaataatataaattccttAACCTGATAATATTTTCTCACAAGATATTCCAATGTTctacatatttaaagttagcGCTTAATATTCTTAATAACTCAAACATATTGCTCACACAATTAACTATCGACACAAAATCAACTTCTATATTACAGTACCCAAAACTTATGATATAATCCTTATATCAACTTTTCTCATGTTAGTTTTCATAAATAACTTATCATCTTCgagtcaattttttttccttaaatcagaagcttaagtcaaCTTATCTCTGATAGATATATTcccaaaataaatacaaatactAATTGTcctcataataaaatttcaaaaaaatcgaCAAGTAGTTCAAGAAACACGTTGAACGAGATTTTCGAGAAAGTTTCCAAAAGTAAAAAGTTTGGACATTGACCCATGGATAGAAAGAATACGTCGAGAGGATTCTAGAACAGTCGACGGaattaaattctgagtttccAATGAAAAGTAAGGAATTCTGCGAAACTTTCCTAAAATAGCAAAAAAAGACGATTTCGGAGGTCTAAACGAaagattttcttgtttttggaCCACGCCTCACATCAAAGTTGTGAATAATACTTGTTGGGAGTTCCGAAAGGGACTGCATCAGCCTTTTTCCATAACCTGACAAATTTTTCTTCCCaactggattatgaacctggcggctctgataccacttaaatgtcacgccccgagaccggggttagttgacaccggcgttgttttacaaccacccaattgaaaacaacaagcctcgtagtacagtataaaccaaaaaccagtttattactcataatcaatcaaaagattgtctttacaacgtagattcttaaaatgataaaaatatgcggaagcttttacaacttactaatccaaaactaaaataaacttcttgaatcatcttattatcagccccaaaactggtcttgttcatcctcttcgattttcttttttgatttatctggggagagtaaagtaaggggtgagtgatatggtcgtcactcagcaagtgggggccgttcgagcataatataacaacatgcatgatttcgaaaatcacatgacttgcacttacataacatcattcatatcacatgcataacatttaccagcactgagattcatccactttctatggtttactgatatcagtccctaatttttactcctctaagagggcgaggccgtatagcggttatgtcccccaccgcgtaagggtacgtcatggttgggattcccacccatatacagtcgactcctcacagtgcttaaAAACGAATGACAACAACACAAGAAAAAGAGTAGGAAAGAACAtgtactcgaccgtattttcaaaaacacacgaaataaatatgcataaacgaaagtttaatctttaaaacaagcccacttaccttagactggaagaaaacgtgaagaactctgaaactatagaagaatcatgcaaccaacCCCTCGAAGACGCAGCAGCACATCTATCCGAAAAATCATCCGTCTTGAAAAATTCACTGCGCCTTATTTCACCGTTGGATCGGACTCAAAATTTTACAGTACGTTCACAAGtatgttaaatatattatgaacggtggagattgGGTTTCGAAGTCGTTTAGGCCTGTTCATACagaaaaaccgtaggtatgctgaattcccgcctaaaatctgagcagttttctttcaaaggctataaacgaaaaactaaccgttggattttgctgaaatttggatatgttattcaaaacatatggaagcatattctgaacggtggagatcggattccgagcacccgagcgagagaaacgaatttctgaactttgaaagaattttgatgactcgtgcagaatttttgggagaaaatttcgaaaatttttggGAGCACTTGGGAgagcaatttcgaaaattgcttgcTAGAATGAGGGGTGAAAATTTCAAAGGCTTAGGGGGGTATTTATAGGTGCTGGGTAAGAATCCTACCATAAACCGATTGATTTTCCTTCCAAAATTTGGAGATGCTCCTTCCACAAATATTGATATGCTTCCTTGCTGAGAAAAGCTGCCTTGtatgtaatattttcttccaatttgattgatatccagccttatttcgaaattaatacatgatttgtactgaattttgaatttcatgtatttattgacTTGGAATTTTCaataccatgtattatttaatattttcgaattttattataactcgaaaaCAAATTCtcatacatgtctatatttaattaattgcatgCCCAAAAATTTAGATTCTCACAATTAAAATCAAGAGGTGAGCTGGTAATAATGAAAATGGTGGAACTGGTAATAATTAAACTTcttaataagatataaaacgACACTTATGCCCTTGATAGTTTTTTTTATACTAGGCTGAGAACTATAATTGTTATCTTACTATATACATTGAATAAATTTTCGAGAAAATattgataaaaaataaatctttttaatattaattaaacgatcatatattttattaacatATTGAGATAAATTCtattattgatgaattttatattttaaaatcttgTACGACACAACTTTATTGAACGAtataatgtaatttttttttaataatatttaacttATCATATTGAATTCAAGCCCCCCAATCTCTTATTCTTCGATCCGTCCCTACATACAATTAGTACGTAATTTTTTAGTTgcttaaataatggttattgaAACATTGAGAATAACACATTCATTGTTGTTTCCCCTTTAAAATTACCTTGACTCCCTCCATAATGGTATTAACAATATCCGGCACCATGCTTTTtagctcttcaatcaattttcCTTGAAAGATTGCGTAGTTGTAATCGTTCCCACCGATTTCTCCAACCATGAAATAGGCATCACGAAGTTTCTCAACACAATCTATACGTAAATTCGAAACATATAAATTGCttagaaatttttgaaaactttATTTGAAGACGAAAAAGTTTAATTACTGACCTCTATGATCAAGGCAGATAGAATCGAAATGAGACGACATCCAACCCAACTGTACATGGAGAGAAGAATTCGTGACAggattcaaaatttttttgcTTGCCAAAACTTGCGAGGATAACGCGGTGGAGCCTGCAACCGCAAAGTTGACTCCATGCTTGAAGTCTGCTCTTGTGTTTCTGTAAGGCGGAAGCAATGGAAGACCAGCATCCATGGCTAGCAAAAGCAACACGATTATAGATGTACTATTACCGCATCAACCAATTGAAaacaaattaatatatatatatatatatatatatatatatatatattgaatataTGTATTGAAAATATATAACTTTGAATTATTCCCAAGACTACGTGACCTAAAAACTAAGTATAAGAGTCCCCTATCGAATTTACCCgtattaataaaatttatacctaTATAGTCGATCATAAGAAAACCATTTGAACAACGACCTGTGGCGTTCTTGAAAaaagtttttttattaaataattatttttaattatttcatatatggtgtaaatatgtattattttcgaaaatggtccTTATTAAGGTATTTTTACTCAACGAGCCATATTTTAAATCGGTACGCAAAATTTTGCAGGCCgggagactttttgaggattcagacaatattttcaaaaacgtacctaaatgaaatattttacgggaTCGTTTTTGAGCTTAATGagattattttattgcataatgAGCCCAAAATTCTACTTAAcctcattaattttaattaagaaccCATTATACTACTTAAACTACATCTCAAAAACCCTAATCTCCTACATTCACCTTCGGCCGCCCCCTCTCCCAACTCCTGCAGCCATCTTCGAAATTTCAGCAGCTTTCTCCTTAGGTTTTCTCAAGTTTCTTTCGAGGACTCCTTCCCCGTCTCTCCGGT
It contains:
- the LOC142532083 gene encoding GDSL esterase/lipase At5g03980-like; its protein translation is MIDYIAMDAGLPLLPPYRNTRADFKHGVNFAVAGSTALSSQVLASKKILNPVTNSSLHVQLGWMSSHFDSICLDHRDCVEKLRDAYFMVGEIGGNDYNYAIFQGKLIEELKSMVPDIVNTIMEGVKKVIGFGATRVVVPGNFPIGCLPIYQTAFQSNVSIAYDENQCLKQLNDFATYHNQQLQQAIHKLQQEIPNAMIIYGDYYNAYQFLINFARFYGFDSERACCGIGGKYNFDLTRMCGADGVEVCSDPHRYISWDGVHLTQEGYKIMSAWLINEIFHKFHCHF